The proteins below are encoded in one region of Pantoea sp. At-9b:
- a CDS encoding proline dehydrogenase family protein, with protein sequence MKYDLLNIYKRYSTKELSFKLMATTLLSNKFTRIPSIYLVKKCLSQKKGSVFRATNNIYFSGETIHEATTACENLARTGVYGILDYAVEGESDEFHFETAINHTLQLIDLAHRSENMPFVVVKPTALGSSGVYEKVSKNLINSDEEKEDWQKIINRFYTIFDCASSRGVSVMVDAEQTTVQPAVDELMLLMMKKYNHHYPAIILTMQFYLKGKFNTLKEYYHLACNNDFILGIKVVRGAYLEEEKKLDRENLFFECKKDTDDSYNACIDYVSQRLERIHPFFATHNDESIQRIISNQNLSDARVWIGQLYGLGDHLTYSIKTMGFRVCKYLPYGPQKKSLPYLLRRIEENAIATQTFKKESKLLFRELCNRLLWRRND encoded by the coding sequence ATGAAATATGACTTACTGAACATATATAAACGCTACTCTACAAAAGAGTTATCATTCAAACTTATGGCAACCACATTGTTGAGTAACAAATTCACTCGCATACCATCAATATATTTGGTAAAAAAATGCCTTTCTCAAAAAAAAGGGAGCGTCTTCCGTGCAACTAATAATATATATTTCTCAGGTGAAACTATCCACGAAGCAACAACGGCATGCGAAAATCTCGCAAGAACAGGAGTTTACGGAATCCTTGATTATGCTGTCGAAGGTGAAAGTGATGAATTTCATTTCGAAACTGCTATCAACCATACCTTGCAATTAATCGATCTTGCTCATCGATCAGAAAACATGCCTTTCGTTGTTGTTAAGCCCACTGCTTTGGGTAGTTCAGGCGTGTATGAAAAAGTTAGTAAAAATTTAATTAATAGCGATGAGGAAAAAGAAGACTGGCAAAAGATAATAAACAGATTTTACACAATTTTTGATTGTGCATCTTCTCGCGGGGTCAGCGTGATGGTTGATGCTGAACAAACTACTGTACAACCCGCAGTGGATGAATTGATGTTACTTATGATGAAGAAATATAACCATCACTACCCAGCCATTATTCTCACCATGCAGTTCTATCTTAAGGGAAAGTTTAATACACTTAAAGAATACTACCATTTGGCATGTAATAACGACTTCATCTTGGGCATTAAAGTAGTCCGAGGTGCTTATCTTGAAGAGGAAAAAAAACTAGATAGAGAGAACCTATTCTTTGAGTGCAAAAAAGACACTGATGATAGCTATAATGCGTGTATAGATTATGTTTCGCAAAGGCTTGAAAGAATACATCCTTTTTTTGCAACACATAATGATGAAAGCATCCAACGTATCATCTCTAATCAAAATCTCTCTGATGCAAGAGTTTGGATTGGGCAACTTTATGGTTTAGGGGATCACTTAACTTATTCTATAAAAACCATGGGGTTCCGCGTGTGCAAATACTTACCCTACGGACCCCAAAAAAAATCATTGCCTTATCTTCTCCGCAGAATTGAAGAGAATGCCATTGCAACACAAACCTTCAAGAAAGAATCCAAATTGTTATTCAGAGAGTTATGTAATCGTTTATTATGGAGGCGAAATGACTAG
- a CDS encoding TauD/TfdA family dioxygenase, with product MQHIKGVKFLPAMPSGFGAKIAKEDFITASPESIKKILMRQGFAIIKNLNIDANDFRDIYSSYGNVVEYADEKISVGFGYRDTLKLEGEKGKIVTGRGQLPLHADGGLLLSQVDLVFLYAVEIKNLKFRGATTLCDHKLACDEMPQHLLRVLEEETFEVRVLEHGYYVDVSPAGWFKVPVFTDLGWIRKMLIYFPFDKDQPASWESRIIGFTARETQDFFKELSQFIKQPRYFYKHYWEDGDLLIMDNRRVIHEREEFNEDRIVRRLYRGQTVGV from the coding sequence ATGCAACATATTAAAGGTGTGAAATTTTTACCTGCAATGCCATCAGGTTTTGGAGCAAAAATCGCTAAAGAGGATTTTATTACTGCGTCACCAGAATCAATTAAAAAAATATTAATGAGGCAAGGTTTCGCAATAATAAAAAACCTCAATATTGATGCAAACGATTTTCGTGACATTTACTCTTCTTATGGCAATGTTGTTGAATATGCAGATGAAAAAATCAGTGTAGGCTTCGGATATCGTGACACGCTAAAATTGGAAGGTGAAAAAGGTAAGATAGTAACTGGCAGAGGTCAATTACCATTACATGCTGATGGCGGCCTATTACTTTCTCAAGTCGACCTGGTTTTTCTTTATGCTGTAGAAATTAAAAATTTGAAATTTCGTGGTGCCACAACTCTATGTGACCATAAGTTAGCATGTGATGAAATGCCCCAGCATCTTCTTCGTGTACTCGAAGAAGAAACGTTTGAAGTTCGAGTTTTAGAACATGGCTATTATGTAGACGTTTCCCCTGCCGGTTGGTTTAAAGTACCCGTGTTTACAGACCTTGGCTGGATAAGAAAAATGTTGATTTATTTTCCTTTTGATAAGGACCAACCCGCTAGCTGGGAATCACGAATTATAGGTTTCACTGCGCGTGAAACACAAGATTTCTTCAAAGAGCTTTCTCAATTTATAAAGCAGCCACGTTATTTTTACAAACATTACTGGGAGGATGGTGATTTACTCATAATGGATAACCGACGCGTTATTCATGAACGTGAAGAATTTAATGAAGATCGTATTGTACGCCGCTTATATCGAGGTCAGACCGTGGGCGTATAA
- a CDS encoding enoyl-CoA hydratase/isomerase family protein — protein MILETDHDEIRVITLNAENKHNPFSFELEEQIKEALSRANSDPMIGAVILYGGEGRSFSAGGDFNEVKFLSRTVEIENWIDRVIELYQSVLKVTKPTVAAIDGYAIGMGFQFAMMFDQRLMSADASLIMPELQHGIGCSVGAAILRFTHGFALMQEIIYQCKSLDAQTCSNYHLVNKVVDKDTLLHEAIQEARAMAKFPRTAFINTKTSINRNFIELLDAIKETSKSVHTASFQARDAQKHFCKVLKVKYQGE, from the coding sequence ATGATACTAGAGACAGATCATGATGAAATAAGAGTTATAACACTTAACGCAGAAAACAAACACAATCCATTCAGTTTTGAACTTGAGGAGCAGATAAAGGAAGCGCTGAGTCGTGCAAATTCCGATCCCATGATTGGTGCAGTTATTTTATATGGAGGTGAGGGGCGATCATTTTCTGCAGGAGGAGATTTTAATGAAGTTAAATTTCTTTCTCGGACAGTCGAGATTGAGAACTGGATTGATCGTGTCATAGAATTATATCAATCTGTTCTGAAAGTTACAAAGCCTACAGTTGCAGCCATCGATGGTTATGCAATTGGAATGGGCTTCCAGTTTGCAATGATGTTTGATCAACGGTTAATGTCAGCAGACGCCTCTTTAATAATGCCTGAACTACAACATGGAATAGGTTGTTCTGTGGGTGCTGCCATTCTGAGATTTACACATGGTTTCGCTCTGATGCAAGAAATTATTTATCAGTGTAAAAGTCTGGATGCTCAAACTTGTTCTAATTATCATCTCGTCAATAAAGTTGTCGACAAAGATACTTTGCTTCATGAAGCAATTCAGGAAGCTCGAGCCATGGCAAAATTCCCAAGAACTGCTTTCATTAACACGAAGACATCCATTAACAGGAATTTCATTGAATTATTGGATGCCATAAAGGAGACATCTAAATCAGTACATACAGCCTCATTCCAGGCAAGAGATGCTCAGAAACATTTCTGTAAAGTACTTAAAGTAAAGTATCAAGGAGAATAA
- a CDS encoding asparagine synthetase B family protein → MMNKNGFCFLFKSKKNHKFKRHPFPGGHIINLSLGELYISTEANFQVSTDSKHSAYLIGSIYNRNFLVEIASMWESHAYVFNDSELLITLYSRLGQSALTLAEGDFNFIIEEKNERLHLFSDSQGLSTAYLVESKFTWLTNTLKVVSFAEGEDALQFACESLVCQSELRPDNYSPVTNATRFKPGSYVILSRDREHYIQSDINTLNVISNSKELILKKQDAIEIIDKKLNTPLNDLSQKYSSIGIPLSGGLDSSLITALASRYFDQIFTYSIGTEFSNEFEFSKIVSDSLNTNHHVHILSDSEVVEGIVNAIFHNEIFDGLSAEIQSGLFNIYKLSSGKVKSMITGYGSDLLFGGILNPDEKYNNPNSLLDSQIYRTRWTGEFSTNGAKHFGIEVRHPFWNQKLITLCKSLAPEFKIKNNEVKNILREYTDSLALLPPEIIWRKKLESMKVPQLIEYLLTLLVRTSITISSNHVSHTEFIKH, encoded by the coding sequence ATGATGAACAAAAATGGATTCTGCTTTCTATTTAAATCTAAAAAAAATCACAAGTTTAAACGCCATCCTTTTCCCGGTGGTCATATAATAAATTTAAGTTTAGGCGAGCTCTATATTTCAACAGAAGCTAATTTTCAGGTATCAACTGATTCAAAACACTCTGCGTATTTAATTGGGTCTATTTATAACAGAAACTTTTTAGTTGAAATTGCCTCAATGTGGGAGTCTCATGCTTACGTATTTAATGACTCTGAGTTGTTAATCACTTTATATTCTCGGCTTGGCCAATCTGCTCTAACGCTCGCCGAAGGGGATTTCAACTTCATCATTGAGGAGAAAAATGAGAGACTGCATTTATTTTCCGATTCTCAAGGCTTATCCACAGCATATCTCGTTGAATCGAAATTCACCTGGCTTACTAATACTCTAAAAGTTGTTTCATTTGCAGAAGGTGAAGATGCTCTACAATTTGCATGTGAATCTCTGGTTTGTCAAAGCGAACTACGTCCAGATAATTATAGCCCTGTAACGAATGCCACACGGTTCAAACCCGGTTCATATGTTATCTTATCCAGGGATAGAGAGCATTATATTCAGAGCGACATTAACACCCTAAACGTAATATCAAATAGCAAAGAATTAATCCTCAAAAAACAAGACGCCATTGAAATTATTGATAAGAAATTAAATACTCCCTTAAACGATCTCTCTCAAAAATATTCCAGCATTGGAATACCTTTATCTGGCGGCTTGGACTCAAGTTTAATTACTGCACTCGCGAGCCGATACTTTGATCAGATCTTCACTTACTCGATAGGAACAGAGTTTAGCAATGAATTTGAGTTCTCAAAAATTGTCTCCGATTCTCTGAATACGAACCATCACGTTCATATCCTTTCAGACTCAGAGGTTGTTGAGGGTATCGTTAATGCAATATTTCACAATGAAATTTTCGATGGACTTTCAGCTGAAATCCAGTCAGGACTATTTAATATCTATAAACTTTCCAGTGGAAAAGTGAAAAGTATGATAACAGGCTATGGTTCAGATCTTCTTTTCGGCGGAATACTTAATCCTGATGAGAAATATAACAATCCTAATAGCCTACTGGATTCGCAAATTTATCGAACAAGATGGACTGGTGAGTTTTCAACTAACGGCGCTAAACATTTCGGCATTGAAGTTAGACACCCTTTCTGGAACCAGAAGCTTATTACCCTTTGCAAGAGCCTCGCTCCTGAATTTAAAATTAAAAATAACGAAGTGAAAAATATTCTACGTGAATATACTGACTCATTAGCATTACTGCCGCCTGAAATTATTTGGAGAAAAAAATTGGAATCCATGAAGGTTCCTCAGTTAATAGAGTATTTGCTGACATTGTTGGTACGGACATCGATAACTATCAGTTCAAATCACGTTTCACATACAGAATTTATAAAGCATTAA
- a CDS encoding PAS and helix-turn-helix domain-containing protein, translated as MEIKEMECLSHVQNGKYYDFLKIMIPIWNRCDEPWGVKDESSRFVYVNDSFLKLLNLPLNYKIAGMLHENMPSETAKFARQFQENDKLVASTLKRVTSIETHPFGESQKISSYLFDKIPLFNKDNEYIGNMFHGRKFEILDINLFYTNKLSGAVTFYSPSALLTDREWDVVFLKLRGENNKEISRILKISRRTVEKIISSIYDKCEVSSWSALRGFLIRNGYDNFIPGKFIKSPRSLTL; from the coding sequence ATGGAAATTAAAGAGATGGAGTGTCTCTCACATGTACAAAATGGGAAGTATTATGATTTTCTTAAAATAATGATACCAATCTGGAATAGGTGTGATGAACCGTGGGGTGTTAAGGACGAAAGTTCAAGGTTTGTGTATGTAAATGACTCATTTCTAAAACTACTAAATCTCCCCCTCAACTACAAGATAGCAGGTATGCTACATGAAAATATGCCATCGGAAACCGCTAAATTTGCAAGGCAATTTCAAGAAAATGATAAATTAGTGGCAAGCACGTTGAAAAGAGTCACTTCTATCGAAACACACCCTTTTGGTGAAAGCCAAAAAATTTCAAGTTATCTTTTTGATAAAATACCATTATTTAATAAAGATAATGAATATATAGGGAATATGTTTCATGGCCGAAAATTTGAAATATTAGATATTAATTTGTTTTATACTAATAAACTATCAGGTGCAGTGACATTTTATTCACCATCCGCGTTACTTACGGATAGAGAATGGGATGTGGTTTTTTTAAAATTGAGGGGAGAAAATAATAAGGAGATTTCACGGATACTAAAAATATCACGGAGAACTGTTGAAAAAATAATCTCCTCAATTTATGACAAATGTGAAGTAAGTTCCTGGTCAGCATTAAGGGGTTTTTTGATTAGAAATGGATACGATAATTTTATTCCAGGTAAGTTTATAAAATCACCTCGGTCATTAACTTTGTAA
- a CDS encoding TraY domain-containing protein, whose amino-acid sequence MRKDKDDDYRAVALLVTLSPEMNRELSKAAERSGRSKSGEARLRLMDHLTFFSEIACSGKRFSHNDK is encoded by the coding sequence ATGAGAAAAGATAAAGATGATGACTATCGGGCAGTGGCATTGTTAGTAACTTTATCACCAGAAATGAATCGTGAGCTTTCAAAGGCGGCAGAACGAAGTGGTCGTTCCAAATCAGGCGAGGCGCGGTTGCGTTTGATGGATCATTTGACATTCTTTTCAGAGATAGCCTGTTCAGGTAAACGTTTCAGTCATAACGATAAATGA
- the mqo gene encoding malate dehydrogenase (quinone) — protein MKKSTKLITSLSLTALLVSSAVHAADTPEKTDVLLIGGGIMSASLGTWLEELQPSWKQVMVEKLDGVALESSNGWNNAGTGHSANMELNYTPERPDGSIDVSKALEINEAFMISRQFWTSQVKRGVLNNPHNFINSTPHMSFVWGDKNVEYLTKRYEALQKTVLFQGMKFSTDHAQIQQWAPLIMEGRDPQQKVAATWTPVGTDVNYGEITRQLIGSLKKNDNFSLETSSEVTDFKRNSDNSWHVTIKDVKSGANRTIDARYVFIGAGGGALKLLQKTGIPEGENYAGFPVGGSFLVTENPAITSRHLEKVYGQASVGAPPMSVPHLDARFLDGKRVVLFGPFATFSTKFLKNGSLFDLLGTTTTSNFMPMTHVGIDNFDLVKYLIGQVMLNDDDRFAALKEYFPEAKKEDWKLIQAGQRVQIIKKDAEKGGVLKLGTEIVTDQQKTVAALLGASPGASTAAPIAINVIKQLFPTEFASPEWQQKIHQIVPAYGQKLNDNPALAQQVWDDTAATLQLTKPPVINMPAADAQPQAAAPAKTAPSPQHDMAL, from the coding sequence ATGAAAAAATCAACTAAATTAATCACCTCGCTTTCACTCACCGCATTACTCGTTAGCTCTGCTGTCCATGCCGCTGACACGCCGGAAAAGACTGACGTGCTGCTGATTGGCGGGGGCATCATGAGTGCTTCTCTGGGGACCTGGCTGGAAGAATTGCAACCCAGCTGGAAACAGGTAATGGTCGAAAAACTGGACGGCGTAGCGCTGGAGTCCTCCAACGGCTGGAACAACGCCGGTACCGGTCACTCCGCCAATATGGAACTGAACTACACGCCAGAACGTCCGGACGGCAGTATTGACGTCAGCAAAGCGCTGGAAATTAACGAAGCCTTTATGATTTCGCGTCAGTTCTGGACCTCTCAGGTTAAACGCGGCGTATTAAATAATCCGCACAACTTTATTAACTCGACGCCGCACATGAGTTTTGTCTGGGGCGATAAAAACGTTGAGTATCTGACGAAGCGTTATGAAGCGTTGCAGAAAACCGTGCTGTTCCAGGGCATGAAATTCTCTACCGATCACGCGCAAATTCAGCAGTGGGCACCGCTGATTATGGAAGGCCGCGATCCGCAGCAGAAAGTTGCTGCAACCTGGACCCCGGTTGGTACGGACGTGAACTACGGTGAGATCACCCGTCAGCTGATTGGCAGCCTGAAGAAGAACGACAACTTCTCGCTGGAAACCTCGTCAGAAGTGACCGATTTCAAACGTAACAGCGATAACAGCTGGCACGTCACCATCAAAGATGTGAAAAGTGGCGCAAACCGCACCATCGACGCACGTTACGTGTTTATCGGTGCCGGTGGTGGCGCGCTTAAGCTGTTGCAGAAAACCGGTATTCCTGAAGGCGAAAACTACGCAGGCTTCCCGGTGGGTGGTTCGTTCCTCGTGACCGAAAACCCGGCCATCACCAGTCGTCATCTGGAAAAAGTTTACGGCCAGGCTTCTGTCGGCGCACCGCCGATGTCGGTACCGCACCTCGATGCGCGTTTCCTCGACGGCAAACGTGTGGTGCTGTTTGGACCGTTCGCGACTTTCTCTACCAAGTTCCTGAAAAACGGTTCGCTGTTTGATCTGTTGGGCACCACCACCACCAGTAACTTTATGCCGATGACCCACGTGGGCATTGATAACTTTGACCTGGTGAAATACCTGATTGGTCAGGTGATGTTGAATGACGATGACCGCTTTGCTGCGCTGAAAGAGTACTTCCCGGAAGCGAAGAAAGAAGACTGGAAACTGATTCAGGCTGGTCAGCGTGTGCAGATCATTAAGAAAGATGCCGAGAAAGGGGGTGTGCTGAAGCTGGGTACGGAAATCGTGACCGATCAGCAGAAAACCGTGGCTGCGCTGCTGGGTGCCTCACCGGGTGCCTCTACCGCTGCACCGATCGCTATCAACGTGATCAAACAACTGTTCCCGACCGAGTTCGCCAGCCCGGAATGGCAGCAGAAGATTCATCAGATCGTCCCGGCCTACGGCCAGAAGCTGAACGACAATCCAGCACTGGCGCAACAGGTGTGGGATGACACCGCTGCGACGCTGCAACTCACCAAACCACCGGTGATCAATATGCCAGCCGCTGACGCTCAACCGCAGGCAGCCGCACCGGCTAAAACAGCACCGTCTCCACAACACGACATGGCGCTGTAA